In Thermosphaera sp., a genomic segment contains:
- a CDS encoding phosphoesterase produces the protein MTRVCRILAAGDWDADGIVATALISYSQEKLGKYPLECQGVVDKTPVDPDRIKYFLTSINGSYDLVVFLDLPFNDTIKNICRMLKEHFGVKKIMYVDHHITSVQRLKEIEEVADTVLVDYKSPTSTLVYRELQARGISVHQRLKSFVEVVEYMDMGKRVPSNYIKLFELTKMFSKALTVERDENLWVKIIEWLSSPAPIPMPLDEKLWEKVKASIQQRDKEISDKAVELAVAAVKIGDLRFVDARNAWKKRGVTALASKVSSILKSPVALLANTNRDYSLLVLKASNGRAYRIAKFLVGEGIALDIAGHPNLAIVRLPKNINKDELIQHLYKGIYYAS, from the coding sequence ATGACCAGAGTCTGCAGGATTCTAGCCGCGGGGGACTGGGATGCCGACGGAATAGTGGCGACAGCCTTAATATCTTACTCGCAAGAGAAATTAGGCAAATATCCGTTGGAATGCCAAGGAGTTGTCGACAAGACGCCTGTGGACCCCGATAGAATAAAGTATTTCCTAACAAGCATCAACGGGAGTTATGACCTGGTGGTTTTTCTCGACCTTCCATTCAATGACACTATAAAAAACATTTGTAGAATGCTTAAGGAACACTTTGGAGTTAAAAAGATCATGTACGTGGACCATCACATAACGAGTGTTCAGAGACTGAAGGAGATTGAAGAAGTCGCCGACACGGTTCTGGTTGACTATAAAAGTCCTACCTCAACTCTTGTCTATCGCGAGCTACAGGCGAGGGGCATCTCTGTTCATCAAAGACTTAAAAGCTTCGTAGAGGTGGTCGAGTACATGGACATGGGCAAGAGGGTTCCAAGTAATTACATAAAACTCTTCGAGCTTACGAAAATGTTCTCTAAGGCTTTAACTGTCGAAAGGGACGAGAACCTTTGGGTTAAGATCATTGAGTGGCTTTCATCGCCGGCACCGATCCCCATGCCTCTCGATGAGAAGCTCTGGGAGAAGGTGAAAGCGAGTATTCAGCAAAGGGATAAGGAGATTAGTGATAAGGCGGTGGAACTAGCTGTTGCGGCTGTTAAGATAGGTGATCTCAGGTTTGTCGACGCGAGAAATGCTTGGAAGAAGAGAGGGGTAACTGCCCTAGCATCGAAGGTCTCTTCGATCCTCAAATCGCCCGTGGCATTGCTTGCAAACACCAATAGAGATTATTCGCTCCTCGTCTTGAAAGCCTCTAATGGTAGAGCGTACAGGATCGCTAAGTTCCTTGTAGGGGAAGGGATCGCACTTGACATAGCGGGCCACCCCAACCTAGCCATCGTCAGACTACCTAAGAATATAAATAAGGACGAATTAATCCAGCACCTGTATAAAGGCATTTACTACGCGTCTTAG
- a CDS encoding DNA double-strand break repair nuclease NurA, which yields MIAIEEIAEVIRKHATQVVKPVVDEDSRRPAEVQEKENNVRLLVEPAKALKRFEKASEVKPYFNLYALDSSSRALDTPYFFIAIATGTLVNRFTGKTIDCPPVSLLQGSLKDSCRFLSVIPNFESSVEFEDRFSNLLFTKNIIGEKYDHSYNKYVLLDETRLLVESHLLIQGMSKGLLDESIILIDGPLIYPSFFESSISGHTSRIDSYKASIEAINEERVSVWKDLRKRRSRVVGIVKRLYRSYYLSACDPLEIGVSNLNDETYLSAVSRRFSIEEGLKPYLLGPLKIESKLKEVKVERIAWYLGIPRRSFSSRTPLTNYTHYRVETVADSVLDETVLLPVIYDSLSTGTILPISIMIADYRARKLSSIISHYLVYSMGLGEASVYQYLSI from the coding sequence TTGATCGCGATCGAGGAGATAGCTGAAGTTATAAGAAAACATGCAACCCAGGTAGTGAAGCCTGTTGTCGACGAAGACTCCCGCAGACCAGCGGAGGTGCAGGAAAAAGAAAACAACGTTAGGCTCCTCGTTGAGCCCGCGAAAGCATTGAAACGGTTCGAAAAAGCATCAGAGGTAAAACCCTACTTCAACCTCTACGCTCTAGATAGTAGTTCGAGAGCGTTAGATACTCCATACTTCTTCATAGCAATAGCCACGGGGACTTTAGTCAACAGGTTTACAGGGAAAACCATTGACTGCCCACCCGTATCCCTTCTTCAGGGAAGTCTTAAGGATTCATGTAGGTTTCTATCAGTCATTCCTAATTTCGAATCCAGCGTAGAATTCGAAGATAGATTCTCCAATTTATTGTTCACGAAAAACATCATCGGTGAAAAATACGATCACTCATACAACAAATACGTCTTGCTTGATGAGACACGATTGCTCGTCGAATCCCATCTATTGATTCAAGGTATGAGCAAGGGTCTTCTCGACGAATCTATCATCCTTATTGATGGCCCATTGATTTATCCTTCATTCTTTGAGTCATCGATATCAGGCCACACATCGAGGATTGACTCGTACAAGGCTAGCATAGAAGCTATTAATGAAGAGAGAGTTTCCGTTTGGAAAGATCTCCGCAAGAGGCGTTCGCGAGTAGTAGGTATAGTGAAGAGGCTCTACAGAAGCTACTACCTCAGCGCCTGCGACCCCCTCGAAATAGGCGTTTCAAACTTAAACGATGAGACTTATCTATCAGCAGTGTCAAGAAGGTTCTCGATCGAAGAAGGGTTGAAACCGTATCTTCTCGGCCCCTTGAAAATTGAATCAAAATTAAAAGAAGTCAAAGTCGAGAGAATAGCGTGGTACCTGGGAATACCTAGGCGAAGCTTCAGCTCTAGAACGCCTTTGACAAACTACACTCATTATAGAGTTGAGACTGTGGCGGATAGTGTTCTTGATGAAACGGTTCTCTTGCCAGTAATATATGACAGCTTGTCCACAGGCACTATTCTACCAATATCCATAATGATCGCCGATTACCGTGCAAGAAAATTGTCAAGCATAATCTCACATTATCTTGTATACTCGATGGGATTAGGGGAGGCAAGCGTTTATCAGTATTTATCTATTTAA